TGTAACCTCCTTAGTGTCTTTAAATACCTGCAactttttaagaaaaaattatgCCAAAGAAAGAAATACAAATGTATGTAATAAAACAATATCATCAGTTGTTATTTGTTAATGCCATGAGGAATGTGGAAACTTGAAACCTCTTGATGCATCACTTTAGTCATGATAAATAAATATACAGGGCTTCCCTTAAAATGAAgggtttttcttttccttcttatTAATCATGGAATGATGGTTCTCACCTTTTGAAGTTGGTAACTGCAGAAACCAGTGTTGTACTCATTGAGTTTGTTTTCTAACTCATCAATTTTCTTCTGAAGATCCTTTTCCTTTTCCAAAAAGACATTTGTGGATGTTTCCAAAGCAGCTTCCTTCAACTTTATTTGTCCCTGACATGAGAAGTAAAAAAGATAATCACTGTGAATACAAAATTTCCATTTTCAGAATCCCATTAGTAaggaaaaaacaaacaaaaagggCAATTTTGACAGCTTGATACTGACTAATATTTTCGGTACTAGAAAACATATGCTGTAATTGTAAACCATTTTCAGCAAACAGATTCAAAGGCAAACTTGAATTTATATTGGATGTTTAAATTTACCTCAAGCAACTTTATTGTCTCCCTCAGGCTTGCGACCTCTTTAAGACTGTGAGGAACCACGGCAGATTTATTGTTTCTTAATGGTGTTCTTGTTCCATCAGAAACAACTCCTCTTCTATTGCTCTCTTTCAACTTCTTTTCCATTCCAGTAAATGCATCTTCCTTCTTCTTAAGGTCAGTCTTTAATTGAACTACTTGCTTCCTGAGTTTTTCTTTCTctatttcatcctcaaacacaGAATGTTTCAATTTATCGCACTGAGCTTTGAGAGTGTCCAGCTCTGATAGTAAGGATTCAATTGATGCATCTTTCTCTTCCTTCAAATGCCTCATTCTCTGCAACTCCTCCTCTGACTTAGTTGCTTCCTTTTTCATCAAAGCAATCGCACTCACTAgattatttctttctaaatttccACTTTGCATCTGCTCTTCAGTTCCTTGGACAAGTGCTTTTGTATGTTCCAACTCAAGTTTCAAGCTTTCCATCTGCTCAGCTTGTTCACATAGGCATTTCTTTTCGGTAGTCAGCTTGTCAATCTCAGCTTTTAGCCTACTGATCTCCTTAGAAAAAGCCCCACTAACTTCTTCCACATGCTTCTTTTGGTGTTCAAGCTGCTTAGATTTGTCATCAATTTCCTCCAACATCTGCTCTATCTGATTTGATTTTAACTTTACTAGATTGGAAAGGTCACAGAGTTTCGCTTCATAATCCTCAGTAACTGATTGGAGCTCTTCCTTAGCTTTCTTGAGCAGTTCTTCCAGCTGATTTCTCTGCAAGCGGAGTTCATTAGCTTCAACTAGAGCATTTGTAGCCACCTTCTCATTTGCATCAAATGTTGAGGCCATCTGCATGGAGAGTTTTTTAAATTCCTCTTGTAGCTTTTCAGCTGTATTTGCATTCTTCAATCTTGTCATTTGTAAGGCTTCCTCAGCTCTAATAGCTCTTTGCTCCTGCTCAACTTTGTTTTGTGTGACAGATCCTAGATCCCTTTCAAACACTTTTGCCTGTTTTTCTAACTCCTCCTCCAAGCTTCTGATGTGGGTTTCGAGTTCATTTATAGTCGCCAAAGAGCCGGAGAATTCTTTTGATTGCTTGCTGAGTTCCCTTTGCAAGCATTCAATTTGGTTCTCGAGTTCATTTATAGTAGCGGAAGAAGATGGGCACTCATACTGTATCTTCAGTTGTTCTCGCAGCCGGGTTTGCTCTAATTTGTATGAGATGTCATGATTTTCCTGCTTCAGTATTTCATAGTCAAGTGCCAGCTGCTCCATTTGTGCCTCGAGCTCATCTTTATCTCTCTTGTAGATCTCCAACTCACTGTTGAGATCCATGACCTTCTGCTCCAGGAGAGAGGTTTCCTTGGTGCCTCTGTGTTCTTTAACAAGATGTTCCGATGCCCTCTTATATCCATTCTCATCTCTGTCACTTCTTGAGATGGTGCCTCTCAATTCTTTAGCACTGCCATGGGACCCTGATTTGTTGGGAGTGTTGGGCATCTCCATGTTCTTTGCATCCAACATTTCTTCTAGGTCTTGTACAGCAAGGATTAACTCAGCATTTGATTCCTGTGTCTTCTGCAGTTGTAACCGAAGATTGGAATTCAGGTCCTTCTCATATTTCAGCTCTTCTCTGATTTCTTGAACCAGAACCCAGGGATCCCCATTCTGAAACTGCAGCCTGTTGTTTAGTTTTGCATCATTCTTTTGCTTCTGAAAGGCCTTCAGTCTATTACATTCTAATTTGAGTGCATCTCTTTCTTCTTTCAAAGTAACAACTTCCCGTGAGAGATCCTGCCCCCTTTTGCTCTCCTTTACAATTTGCTTCCTCAGAGTCTGCAATTCCATATCTGACACATCCACTTGCCTGGACAAAGCATTGATCTCATTCTTGAGCTTTTCAATCTCACTATCTGAACCATGTTGGCAATTTTCTCGTGGAAAGTTGTCCTGGGAACTGTTGGAGTCTTCAGTACTCATTCCGTGATCAGAACCTGCCGACCACTCATTCTTTACATTGTCATCCTTCATTCCAAGTTCTCGTGGAGTATCAAGTTCAGAGCTACTATTAGAACTTGAAATGGTAATATCAGATCCATCAGATCCTTTATGATTTCCACGCAATTCAACATTGTGGGTGGTTTTGCTGAAAGATGCATCCTGTCAGAGACATTCACAAACAAATAAGTAAAACATGCAAATCCATTTTCCATCAAGTTTTCTATATTAAGCAAATATAAAGAGACGAAAAAGTTAAGAGAAGAAGAAATAGTCTGGAAAACAGCAATAAGAAAGCCCAAAATGAACGCTTTTTCACTTATGAATAGGATGGAAGCCTTACTTCAATGAGATCCTTCTTAATGCTATCATCTTCATAACCATTGCTCAAGTGGGCCTTCAAGCTCCTCTCTTGCAATTTAAAACTTGCATCTTCAGTTTCTTCCACCTCTCTGACAACGTCAAGCTCACAAATAAACACTTCTAGATTCCAGAAACAACCTCCAATAACCACAAgaattcaattaaaaaaaaaaaaagtggcaaGTCTGTACCTTTGATCAGCATTTTCATGCAACCTCTGTATTGAGACCTGGTCAATACCAATGGCTTGAATTCAATTTTCAAcatcaaaattgaataaaaatatgagACAGAATGTATAGAGTGGGATTGAGTATACTAACATGCAAAATTGCTTTAGAGTTTGAATTCTTTAATGGAAGAGAAACGGTGAAAGTTCTATTTGCCTCAGCATAAACAGCAAAATCAACTGAAACTTCCCCCACCGAACCTCCTTTTCCCACACCCTAAAACGAACATATATACGTTACTTGcatcataatatataaaaagaaatttaaaaaaaaaaactcaaaattttcatcaaaatatatatatatcttactgttgataaaataaaatgatagattctttcatTGATCTTTCCAGTTTTTGGCTCCCTAACAAATTTAACGGTCTCGTAAAGTGGATTCTCCCATCGACAGTTTCCGTCCTGAACCGTCGCCTTTTCTAATGTTTTTATCGGTTTTCCCCCATCGTCAGGAATTACTGATATCATCAATGCTTGCAATTTTGACTCTGCCAACTAAATTACGCAGAAAATggttaatatttcaacatttcttAAATTGTTCAGTCTCATTACAaatagtaataaataaataaagtaattacTGATAATTAAAAGCTTTTGAGAAAAGAATTTAACCAAGCAAAATAGTTCAAGCAGCTTCAAAGGAAGTTGTTTTTGAGCGACGAGGCTAACAAAGAAAGATATAAGTAAACAGCATTACGAATttccgaaaaagaaagaagaatgtGAAAGAACGAGAGAGTACTTGAGTAGCATGGAACTGCAACTTGAAGACAGCTTTGATCCTGTCCTTGTCGCTCCTCCATCTCACCGACTTAAACATCTCCTCCGAAAAACCCGCAGGAAATCCAGGAATGCGACCGGAGCTCTGGAAATTATCGCTGAAAACTCGCCATTCGCTCGCTCGATCCCGATGCCGGAGGTTCAATCGAAATGCAACCACGCGCGGGAAAGCAAAGCCTATGGCGTCAATCTTCACGTGGATTTCGAGTAAACAGGAGCGAGCTGGTTCAATACGAGTGCAAAACCGAGTGAAGAACTCAGAAACAAGGAAGCATTGAAAGAGAGGAGATCTAAAGATTAAAGAAGAGCTTTTTCTCTTCGCCTCCCTGCTTTCTATTTGTAAGTTGCAACAGTCTCTGCTGGAAAGCGATTGCacatatttaaaaata
Above is a genomic segment from Gossypium arboreum isolate Shixiya-1 chromosome 8, ASM2569848v2, whole genome shotgun sequence containing:
- the LOC108467590 gene encoding uncharacterized protein LOC108467590 isoform X1, whose product is MFKSVRWRSDKDRIKAVFKLQFHATQLAESKLQALMISVIPDDGGKPIKTLEKATVQDGNCRWENPLYETVKFVREPKTGKINERIYHFILSTGVGKGGSVGEVSVDFAVYAEANRTFTVSLPLKNSNSKAILHVSIQRLHENADQREVEETEDASFKLQERSLKAHLSNGYEDDSIKKDLIEDASFSKTTHNVELRGNHKGSDGSDITISSSNSSSELDTPRELGMKDDNVKNEWSAGSDHGMSTEDSNSSQDNFPRENCQHGSDSEIEKLKNEINALSRQVDVSDMELQTLRKQIVKESKRGQDLSREVVTLKEERDALKLECNRLKAFQKQKNDAKLNNRLQFQNGDPWVLVQEIREELKYEKDLNSNLRLQLQKTQESNAELILAVQDLEEMLDAKNMEMPNTPNKSGSHGSAKELRGTISRSDRDENGYKRASEHLVKEHRGTKETSLLEQKVMDLNSELEIYKRDKDELEAQMEQLALDYEILKQENHDISYKLEQTRLREQLKIQYECPSSSATINELENQIECLQRELSKQSKEFSGSLATINELETHIRSLEEELEKQAKVFERDLGSVTQNKVEQEQRAIRAEEALQMTRLKNANTAEKLQEEFKKLSMQMASTFDANEKVATNALVEANELRLQRNQLEELLKKAKEELQSVTEDYEAKLCDLSNLVKLKSNQIEQMLEEIDDKSKQLEHQKKHVEEVSGAFSKEISRLKAEIDKLTTEKKCLCEQAEQMESLKLELEHTKALVQGTEEQMQSGNLERNNLVSAIALMKKEATKSEEELQRMRHLKEEKDASIESLLSELDTLKAQCDKLKHSVFEDEIEKEKLRKQVVQLKTDLKKKEDAFTGMEKKLKESNRRGVVSDGTRTPLRNNKSAVVPHSLKEVASLRETIKLLEGQIKLKEAALETSTNVFLEKEKDLQKKIDELENKLNEYNTGFCSYQLQKVFKDTKEVTSNVKACISKENGYAVPFVKSSDGGNHDELMAELTSLKERNKSMENELKDMQERYSDISLKFAEVEGERQQLVMTVRNLMNAKKS
- the LOC108467590 gene encoding uncharacterized protein LOC108467590 isoform X2 — translated: MFKSVRWRSDKDRIKAVFKLQFHATQLAESKLQALMISVIPDDGGKPIKTLEKATVQDGNCRWENPLYETVKFVREPKTGKINERIYHFILSTGVGKGGSVGEVSVDFAVYAEANRTFTVSLPLKNSNSKAILHVSIQRLHENADQREVEETEDASFKLQERSLKAHLSNGYEDDSIKKDLIEDASFSKTTHNVELRGNHKGSDGSDITISSSNSSSELDTPRELGMKDDNVKNEWSAGSDHGMSTEDSNSSQDNFPRENCQHGSDSEIEKLKNEINALSRQVDVSDMELQTLRKQIVKESKRGQDLSREVVTLKEERDALKLECNRLKAFQKQKNDAKLNNRLQFQNGDPWVLVQEIREELKYEKDLNSNLRLQLQKTQESNAELILAVQDLEEMLDAKNMEMPNTPNKSGSHGSAKELRGTISRSDRDENGYKRASEHLVKEHRGTKETSLLEQKVMDLNSELEIYKRDKDELEAQMEQLALDYEILKQENHDISYKLEQTRLREQLKIQYECPSSSATINELENQIECLQRELSKQSKEFSGSLATINELETHIRSLEEELEKQAKVFERDLGSVTQNKVEQEQRAIRAEEALQMTRLKNANTAEKLQEEFKKLSMQMASTFDANEKVATNALVEANELRLQRNQLEELLKKAKEELQSVTEDYEAKLCDLSNLVKLKSNQIEQMLEEIDDKSKQLEHQKKHVEEVSGAFSKEISRLKAEIDKLTTEKKCLCEQAEQMESLKLELEHTKALVQGTEEQMQSGNLERNNLVSAIALMKKEATKSEEELQRMRHLKEEKDASIESLLSELDTLKAQCDKLKHSVFEDEIEKEKLRKQVVQLKTDLKKKEDAFTGMEKKLKESNRRGVVSDGTRTPLRNNKSAVVPHSLKEVASLRETIKLLEGQIKLKEAALETSTNVFLEKEKDLQKKIDELENKLNEYNTGFCSYQLQKVFKDTKEVTSNVKACISKENGYAVPFVKSDGGNHDELMAELTSLKERNKSMENELKDMQERYSDISLKFAEVEGERQQLVMTVRNLMNAKKS